A section of the Vespa velutina chromosome 6, iVesVel2.1, whole genome shotgun sequence genome encodes:
- the LOC124950197 gene encoding odorant receptor 49a-like isoform X3, translating into MDKIQYQYLRYNRYLMNVLGQWPSQNTLERFLISVIFVPTIAAQLIFQGGGLICAIVDMDAFMEGVAPFIISLMCLAKYINFAYNFEQMKDLFMTMQKDWRFYMKYEYERNILYRYYEDAKKATFGYSATVYGSMLPFMMVPTLLNVANAFGALNATNDKPLLFRVDYFIDVETYYYPLLIHSYFATIGYITIVVAMDTINLLYVQHGCALCTILGYYLENIVKNDDLEINLIPNPRDDEGHHFMKECVKLHNHVINYANKLERTNTISHCFQLILNMIGISFTGFQAATKMDMPEVALRYACFTICLTFVVFLESWPGQQLADHTDRIREYATSGKWYQTSLSTRTDLSIMLMRCLKPIQLTAGKIYVLNLENFSRVVRTSFSYFTVLCSVQ; encoded by the exons ATGGACAAAATTCAGTATCAATATCTTCGTTACAACAGATATCTGATGAATGTTCTTGGACAATGGCCATCACAGAATACCTTAGAAAGATTTCTAATATCCGTAATATTCGTGCCAACTATTGCAGcgcaattaatttttcag GGCGGTGGTTTGATATGTGCTATAGTTGATATGGATGCCTTCATGGAGGGTGTAGCACCCTTTATCATCAGTCTTATGTGTTTAgcaaaatatatcaattttgcATATAATTTTGAGCAA ATGAAGGATTTATTCATGACAATGCAGAAGGATTGgagattttatatgaaatacgaGTATGAACgtaatattctttatcgatattacgaaGACGCAAAGAAAGCTACTTTTGGATATTCAG CCACTGTGTATGGTTCGATGCTACCGTTCATGATGGTACCAACTTTGTTAAATGTTGCCAATGCTTTTGGAGCTCTTAACGCGACTAATGACAAACCTTTATTATTTCGGgttgattattttatcgatgtggaaacttattattatcctttattaATACATTCTTATTTTGCTACGATAGGATATATCACGATTGTCGTTGCAATGGATACGATTAATCTATTATACGTTCAACATGGTTGTGCATTATGCACTATTTTAGG ATATTATTTAGAGAACATCGTGAAGAACGacgatttagaaataaatctaattCCAAATCCTCGTGACGATGAGGGACATCATTTTATGAAGGAATGCGTCAAACTTCATAATCATGTAATAAA TTACGCCAACAAACTCGAAAGGACGAATACGATTTCTCATTGTTTTCAACTTATCTTAAATATGATTGGCATAAGTTTTACAGGATTTCAG gCTGCTACGAAGATGGATATGCCAGAAGTAGCTTTGAGATATGCATGTTTTACAATATGCTTAACATTCGTCGTCTTCCTCGAGAGTTGGCCAGGACAGCAATTGGCCGATCATACCGATCGAATTAGGGAATATGC tacAAGTGGAAAATGGTATCAAACATCGTTATCCACTAGAACGGACTTGAGTATCATGCTAATGAGATGTTTAAAACCAATTCAATTAACCGctggaaaaatatatgttctaaatttggaaaattttagTAGG GTCGTGCGaacttctttttcctatttcacGGTTTTATGTTCCGTACAATAA
- the LOC124950195 gene encoding odorant receptor 13a-like isoform X2, with product MKSSDFYREDDCKEYYKVLQFFMRICGLWPYQSFYAKYFFIIMAIFLCEGVLIGQLLEIVQVRNEINEVIDCVPNALISVFVGIEFLGLIFNSKKVKKCIDRIAEDWQYLSSNTEIELLKSHTVQGRKLAIGYLFYMSLTGFMFMLQPILILSLNSDNSTNIMSTLPYRVQYGIDIEKYYYEILFHSYVSVLSHMLILSSINLIYITFIQHACGLFSVIGYKLEHIGDEENLNDDPNVKKIDDNNYRIALDCLRKHIKVIEFSEYIDASFSVSYFFGLGLFMLILAVSGTQVLLHSDHISEAVRYACLFISILIQFYWLCWQAQRLLNYSNIPYDSAIQARWYYTSIRCKKTLGLIMIRSLKPCEITAGNLITFSIETFSSVLRTSMSYFTVLQSMH from the exons ATGAAATCGTCGGATTTCTATCGCGAAGACGATTGCAAAGAGTATTACAAAGTTTTACAATTCTTTATGCGTATATGCGGTTTATGGCCTTATCAATCATTTTACgctaaatatttctttatcataatGGCAATATTCTTATGTGAAGGGGTTCTCATTGGACAg tTATTAGAAATAGTGCAAgttcgaaatgaaataaacgaaGTGATCGATTGTGTACCAAATGCATTGATATCAGTCTTTGTTGGGATAGAATTCTTAGGACTCATATTCAACTCGAAAAAG GTGAAGAAATGTATTGATAGAATCGCTGAGGATTGGCAATATTTGTCTTCGAACACTGAGATTGAACTGTTGAAGTCGCATACCGTTCAAGGACGAAAATTAGCCATCGGTTACTTAT TTTACATGTCGCTTACCGGATTCATGTTTATGCTGCAACCAATACTCATACTGAGCTTAAACTCTGATAATTCAACAAATATAATGTCTACTCTTCCGTATCGCGTGCAATATGGCattgatatagaaaaatattattacgagatattatttcattcttacgTTAGCGTACTCTCTCATATGCTTATTTTATCTtccataaatttaatatacatcaCGTTTATTCAACACGCCTGCGGATTATTTTCCGTGATCGG ATACAAATTAGAACATATTGGCgacgaagaaaatttgaacGATGATCCGAACGTTAAGAAAATCGATGACAACAATTATCGGATTGCATTGGATTGTCTACGAAAACATATTAAAGTTATAGA attttccGAGTACATAGATGCATCATTCTCGGTTAGTTATTTTTTTGGCTTGGGATTGTTTATGTTAATTTTAGCTGTTTCTGGTACTCAG GTATTACTGCATTCCGATCATATAAGCGAAGCTGTGAGATACGCATGTCTCTTTATATCCATACTTATTCAATTCTACTGGCTATGCTGGCAAGCACAGCGCTTATTgaattatagtaatatacCTTACGACAGCGC gATTCAAGCTCGTTGGTACTATACTTCAATACGTTGCAAGAAAACACTTGGCTTGATCATGATAAGATCTTTAAAGCCATGTGAGATAACAGCAGGAAATTTAATCACTTTCTCCATAGAAACGTTCAGTTCG GTATTACGAACGTCGATGTCTTACTTCACCGTATTGCAATCAATGCATTGA
- the LOC124950198 gene encoding odorant receptor 83a-like isoform X1 has protein sequence MTEVPNEFFHTYYYYYNVRFLQIIGLWPYQSVISKIVCITMSFVIAESILIPQIFAAIKLTQVNTINILKCIPTMVIAIGCGIKMINSIYHTNNIKTLLLKMIKNWNLITGEEEIQILRSYSERGRQLTLSYACCMLMTSLTFIMFPIFKILTEDSETSDKSIIPFEVDYLSLIDIKKYYYLILVHCYICVIAHVLIIVAVDTIFITFIQHSCAMYAILGYHLEHMADIENEKSDLCLDDKAYWRIINCIRQHNEIIDFVDRIESIYSTYFFFQLGYNMINISITGTQIVLYADVMFEFIRLTLLTLAQLFHLFFECWQAQQLIDHSSLIHESICRATWYRTTEKSKKLIKIMLINTLETSKLTAGKLLVLCFECFALVVNKSVSYFTILRTMQ, from the exons ATGACTGAAGTACCTAACGaattttttcatacatattattattattacaatgtaagatttttacaaattattggATTATGGCCATATCAATCAGTTATTTCGAAGATCGTTTGTATAACAATGAGCTTTGTAATAGCGGAAAGTATCCTAATTCCACag ATCTTTGCTGCTATTAAATTAACTCAAGTCAATACGATTAATATTCTGAAGTGTATACCAACAATGGTAATAGCCATTGGATGTggtattaaaatgattaatagtATTTATCACActaataat ATTAAAACGTtacttttgaaaatgattaaaaattggaACTTAATCAccggagaagaagaaattcaaattttacgAAGTTACAGTGAACGTGGTAGACAATTAACTTTAAGCTATGcat GTTGCATGTTAATGACATCGTTAACATTCATTATGTTTCCTATATTCAAAATTCTAACTGAAGATTCTGAAACGAGTGATAAGTCGATCATACCTTTCGAAGTGgattatctttctttgatcgacattaaaaaatattattatcttatattggTCCATTGTTATATATGTGTTATCGCACATGTTCTCATAATAGTAGCAGTGGATACCATATTCATAACGTTCATTCAACATAGCTGTGCAATGTATGCAATTCTTGG ATATCATTTAGAACATATGGCGGACATCGAGAACGAAAAATCAGATCTTTGTTTAGATGACAAAGCTTATTGGAGAATCATTAATTGCATTCGTCaacataatgaaataattga TTTTGTCGATCGCATCGAATCTATATATTCaacatatttcttctttcaattgGGTTacaatatgattaatataagtATTACTGGTacacag ATAGTATTATACGCTGATGTAATGTTCGAATTTATTAGATTAACCCTTTTAACTTTAGCtcaactttttcatttattttttgaatgtTGGCAAGCACAACAATTAATAGATCACAGTTCTTTAATACACGAATCCAT atgcAGAGCTACTTGGTATCGGACCACGGAGAAATCAAAGAAgctaattaaaataatgttaataaatactttGGAAACATCAAAGCTCACGGCTGGTAAATTGCTCGTCTTATGTTTCGAATGTTTTGCCTTg GTCGTCAACAAATCAGTATCATATTTTACAATTCTTCGAACAATgcaataa
- the LOC124950194 gene encoding KICSTOR subunit 2-like, producing MDHEEEFLNNFFTQVTQLCSDKAKELVEKERESCRQTQMGPWGMLLMTLPQIAFTERSYADLGFLHTKNKGFLRKDNSLKTVYESLKSDLRRLEEMTRGTNAIGAIVAEVSSQLYQFIVARIQLIDFYEKMHSMSVNNKVMKYQELLQSINTIVQAHSLSCSHLALTAIKTTLTLECEILVQLTEAHIELQHWRFLPTLMALFGAQTRMSAWERTLQSKESWKLGFGATFLKANQQPALYQWLVKLKNTILAKCSLYFHTTLSQQATPGEMRSIMSKQSVDYYHKIQSFQRKHDVVAVLIVFDSRGMKDSGAGYRHSGRKSETSEEFTVVVSCPYAFTQKPLIHWDNIQNKIRERYAELLTMDKIIYAKSLKDLCTYALYNMDPKMTLVTIYETEKQKDKERHVSTFMSDMCTQIKCNKIYESLKLAK from the exons atggatCATGAAGAggaatttcttaataatttttttacacaaGTTACACAATTGTGCTCTGATAAAGCTAAAGAACTTGTT gAAAAGGAACGAGAATCATGTAGACAAACACAAATGGGTCCATGGGGAATGTTATTGATGACATTACCACAAATAGCATTTACGGAACGTTCTTATGCTGATCTTGGTTTTCTTCATACTAAAAACAAAGGCTTCCTGAgaaaagat AATTCTTTAAAAACTGTCTATGAGTCATTAAAGTCAGACCTTCGAAGATTAGAAGAAATGACAAGAGGAACTAATGCCATTGGTGCCATAGTTGCAGAGGTTTCTAGTCAACTTTATCAATTCATTGTAGCAAGGATCCAGTTGATAGATTT CTATGAAAAAATGCACAGTATGAGCGTTAACAACAAAGTAATGAAATATCAAGAATTATTACAATCTATTAATACAATAGTACAAGCACATTCTTTGTCTTGTTCTCATTTGGCATTAACGGCTATCAAAACAACTTTGAC tttGGAATGTGAAATATTGGTTCAGCTAACAGAAGCTCATATAGAATTACAACATTGGAGATTTTTACCTACTCTTATGGCACTTTTTGGAGCACAGACACGTATGTCAGCATGGGAAAGAACTTTACAAAGTAAAGAG TCATGGAAATTGGGATTTGGTGCTACATTTCTTAAAGCCAATCAACAGCCAGCATTGTATCAGTGgttagtaaaattaaaaaataccaTATTAGCAAAatgttctttatattttcatacaaCATTGAGCCAACAAGCTACTCCAGGAGAAATGAGAAGTATAATGAGTAAACAAAGTGTGGATTATTATCATAa AATTCAAAGTTTTCAACGTAAACACGATGTAGTAGCTGTTTTAATAGTATTTGATTCTAGAGGAATGAAGGATTCAGGAGCAGGTTATAGGCATTCTGGTAGAAAATCTGAAACGTCAGAAGAGTTCACAGTTGTTGTTAGTTGTCCATat gcATTTACACAAAAACCATTGATCCATTGGGATAatatacaaaacaaaataagagaACGTTACGCAGAACTTCTTACtatggataaaataatttatgctAAGAGTTTAAAg gatttatgtacatatgcattGTATAATATGGATCCAAAAATGACTTTGGTGACTATATATGAGACTGAGAAACAGAAGGACAAAGAAAGACATGTCTCTACATTTATGTCAGATATGTGTACGCAAATCAAgtgcaataaaatttatgaatctTTGAAATTGgcgaaataa
- the LOC124950197 gene encoding uncharacterized protein LOC124950197 isoform X1 has protein sequence MDKIQYQYLRYNRYLMNVLGQWPSQNTLERFLISVIFVPTIAAQLIFQGGGLICAIVDMDAFMEGVAPFIISLMCLAKYINFAYNFEQMKDLFMTMQKDWRFYMKYEYERNILYRYYEDAKKATFGYSATVYGSMLPFMMVPTLLNVANAFGALNATNDKPLLFRVDYFIDVETYYYPLLIHSYFATIGYITIVVAMDTINLLYVQHGCALCTILGYYLENIVKNDDLEINLIPNPRDDEGHHFMKECVKLHNHVINYANKLERTNTISHCFQLILNMIGISFTGFQAATKMDMPEVALRYACFTICLTFVVFLESWPGQQLADHTDRIREYATSGKWYQTSLSTRTDLSIMLMRCLKPIQLTAGKIYVLNLENFSRKIEEDKSFEKGERNKDSYSYIGQKMEDSKY, from the exons ATGGACAAAATTCAGTATCAATATCTTCGTTACAACAGATATCTGATGAATGTTCTTGGACAATGGCCATCACAGAATACCTTAGAAAGATTTCTAATATCCGTAATATTCGTGCCAACTATTGCAGcgcaattaatttttcag GGCGGTGGTTTGATATGTGCTATAGTTGATATGGATGCCTTCATGGAGGGTGTAGCACCCTTTATCATCAGTCTTATGTGTTTAgcaaaatatatcaattttgcATATAATTTTGAGCAA ATGAAGGATTTATTCATGACAATGCAGAAGGATTGgagattttatatgaaatacgaGTATGAACgtaatattctttatcgatattacgaaGACGCAAAGAAAGCTACTTTTGGATATTCAG CCACTGTGTATGGTTCGATGCTACCGTTCATGATGGTACCAACTTTGTTAAATGTTGCCAATGCTTTTGGAGCTCTTAACGCGACTAATGACAAACCTTTATTATTTCGGgttgattattttatcgatgtggaaacttattattatcctttattaATACATTCTTATTTTGCTACGATAGGATATATCACGATTGTCGTTGCAATGGATACGATTAATCTATTATACGTTCAACATGGTTGTGCATTATGCACTATTTTAGG ATATTATTTAGAGAACATCGTGAAGAACGacgatttagaaataaatctaattCCAAATCCTCGTGACGATGAGGGACATCATTTTATGAAGGAATGCGTCAAACTTCATAATCATGTAATAAA TTACGCCAACAAACTCGAAAGGACGAATACGATTTCTCATTGTTTTCAACTTATCTTAAATATGATTGGCATAAGTTTTACAGGATTTCAG gCTGCTACGAAGATGGATATGCCAGAAGTAGCTTTGAGATATGCATGTTTTACAATATGCTTAACATTCGTCGTCTTCCTCGAGAGTTGGCCAGGACAGCAATTGGCCGATCATACCGATCGAATTAGGGAATATGC tacAAGTGGAAAATGGTATCAAACATCGTTATCCACTAGAACGGACTTGAGTATCATGCTAATGAGATGTTTAAAACCAATTCAATTAACCGctggaaaaatatatgttctaaatttggaaaattttagTAGG AAAattgaagaagataaaagctTTGAAAAGGGTGAAAGGAACAAAGACAGTTACTCATACATAGGCCAGAAAATGGAAgattcgaaatattaa
- the LOC124950198 gene encoding odorant receptor 83a-like isoform X2 — MTEVPNEFFHTYYYYYNVRFLQIIGLWPYQSVISKIVCITMSFVIAESILIPQIFAAIKLTQVNTINILKCIPTMVIAIGCGIKMINSIYHTNNIKTLLLKMIKNWNLITGEEEIQILRSYSERGRQLTLSYAYSETSDKSIIPFEVDYLSLIDIKKYYYLILVHCYICVIAHVLIIVAVDTIFITFIQHSCAMYAILGYHLEHMADIENEKSDLCLDDKAYWRIINCIRQHNEIIDFVDRIESIYSTYFFFQLGYNMINISITGTQIVLYADVMFEFIRLTLLTLAQLFHLFFECWQAQQLIDHSSLIHESICRATWYRTTEKSKKLIKIMLINTLETSKLTAGKLLVLCFECFALVVNKSVSYFTILRTMQ; from the exons ATGACTGAAGTACCTAACGaattttttcatacatattattattattacaatgtaagatttttacaaattattggATTATGGCCATATCAATCAGTTATTTCGAAGATCGTTTGTATAACAATGAGCTTTGTAATAGCGGAAAGTATCCTAATTCCACag ATCTTTGCTGCTATTAAATTAACTCAAGTCAATACGATTAATATTCTGAAGTGTATACCAACAATGGTAATAGCCATTGGATGTggtattaaaatgattaatagtATTTATCACActaataat ATTAAAACGTtacttttgaaaatgattaaaaattggaACTTAATCAccggagaagaagaaattcaaattttacgAAGTTACAGTGAACGTGGTAGACAATTAACTTTAAGCTATGcat ATTCTGAAACGAGTGATAAGTCGATCATACCTTTCGAAGTGgattatctttctttgatcgacattaaaaaatattattatcttatattggTCCATTGTTATATATGTGTTATCGCACATGTTCTCATAATAGTAGCAGTGGATACCATATTCATAACGTTCATTCAACATAGCTGTGCAATGTATGCAATTCTTGG ATATCATTTAGAACATATGGCGGACATCGAGAACGAAAAATCAGATCTTTGTTTAGATGACAAAGCTTATTGGAGAATCATTAATTGCATTCGTCaacataatgaaataattga TTTTGTCGATCGCATCGAATCTATATATTCaacatatttcttctttcaattgGGTTacaatatgattaatataagtATTACTGGTacacag ATAGTATTATACGCTGATGTAATGTTCGAATTTATTAGATTAACCCTTTTAACTTTAGCtcaactttttcatttattttttgaatgtTGGCAAGCACAACAATTAATAGATCACAGTTCTTTAATACACGAATCCAT atgcAGAGCTACTTGGTATCGGACCACGGAGAAATCAAAGAAgctaattaaaataatgttaataaatactttGGAAACATCAAAGCTCACGGCTGGTAAATTGCTCGTCTTATGTTTCGAATGTTTTGCCTTg GTCGTCAACAAATCAGTATCATATTTTACAATTCTTCGAACAATgcaataa
- the LOC124950197 gene encoding uncharacterized protein LOC124950197 isoform X2 has translation MDKIQYQYLRYNRYLMNVLGQWPSQNTLERFLISVIFVPTIAAQLIFQGGGLICAIVDMDAFMEGVAPFIISLMCLAKYINFAYNFEQKDWRFYMKYEYERNILYRYYEDAKKATFGYSATVYGSMLPFMMVPTLLNVANAFGALNATNDKPLLFRVDYFIDVETYYYPLLIHSYFATIGYITIVVAMDTINLLYVQHGCALCTILGYYLENIVKNDDLEINLIPNPRDDEGHHFMKECVKLHNHVINYANKLERTNTISHCFQLILNMIGISFTGFQAATKMDMPEVALRYACFTICLTFVVFLESWPGQQLADHTDRIREYATSGKWYQTSLSTRTDLSIMLMRCLKPIQLTAGKIYVLNLENFSRKIEEDKSFEKGERNKDSYSYIGQKMEDSKY, from the exons ATGGACAAAATTCAGTATCAATATCTTCGTTACAACAGATATCTGATGAATGTTCTTGGACAATGGCCATCACAGAATACCTTAGAAAGATTTCTAATATCCGTAATATTCGTGCCAACTATTGCAGcgcaattaatttttcag GGCGGTGGTTTGATATGTGCTATAGTTGATATGGATGCCTTCATGGAGGGTGTAGCACCCTTTATCATCAGTCTTATGTGTTTAgcaaaatatatcaattttgcATATAATTTTGAGCAA AAGGATTGgagattttatatgaaatacgaGTATGAACgtaatattctttatcgatattacgaaGACGCAAAGAAAGCTACTTTTGGATATTCAG CCACTGTGTATGGTTCGATGCTACCGTTCATGATGGTACCAACTTTGTTAAATGTTGCCAATGCTTTTGGAGCTCTTAACGCGACTAATGACAAACCTTTATTATTTCGGgttgattattttatcgatgtggaaacttattattatcctttattaATACATTCTTATTTTGCTACGATAGGATATATCACGATTGTCGTTGCAATGGATACGATTAATCTATTATACGTTCAACATGGTTGTGCATTATGCACTATTTTAGG ATATTATTTAGAGAACATCGTGAAGAACGacgatttagaaataaatctaattCCAAATCCTCGTGACGATGAGGGACATCATTTTATGAAGGAATGCGTCAAACTTCATAATCATGTAATAAA TTACGCCAACAAACTCGAAAGGACGAATACGATTTCTCATTGTTTTCAACTTATCTTAAATATGATTGGCATAAGTTTTACAGGATTTCAG gCTGCTACGAAGATGGATATGCCAGAAGTAGCTTTGAGATATGCATGTTTTACAATATGCTTAACATTCGTCGTCTTCCTCGAGAGTTGGCCAGGACAGCAATTGGCCGATCATACCGATCGAATTAGGGAATATGC tacAAGTGGAAAATGGTATCAAACATCGTTATCCACTAGAACGGACTTGAGTATCATGCTAATGAGATGTTTAAAACCAATTCAATTAACCGctggaaaaatatatgttctaaatttggaaaattttagTAGG AAAattgaagaagataaaagctTTGAAAAGGGTGAAAGGAACAAAGACAGTTACTCATACATAGGCCAGAAAATGGAAgattcgaaatattaa
- the LOC124950195 gene encoding odorant receptor 13a-like isoform X1 has product MKSSDFYREDDCKEYYKVLQFFMRICGLWPYQSFYAKYFFIIMAIFLCEGVLIGQLLEIVQVRNEINEVIDCVPNALISVFVGIEFLGLIFNSKKVKKCIDRIAEDWQYLSSNTEIELLKSHTVQGRKLAIGYLFYMSLTGFMFMLQPILILSLNSDNSTNIMSTLPYRVQYGIDIEKYYYEILFHSYVSVLSHMLILSSINLIYITFIQHACGLFSVIGYKLEHIGDEENLNDDPNVKKIDDNNYRIALDCLRKHIKVIEFVSTLNYFVSFKFNLKLQFYRFSEYIDASFSVSYFFGLGLFMLILAVSGTQVLLHSDHISEAVRYACLFISILIQFYWLCWQAQRLLNYSNIPYDSAIQARWYYTSIRCKKTLGLIMIRSLKPCEITAGNLITFSIETFSSVLRTSMSYFTVLQSMH; this is encoded by the exons ATGAAATCGTCGGATTTCTATCGCGAAGACGATTGCAAAGAGTATTACAAAGTTTTACAATTCTTTATGCGTATATGCGGTTTATGGCCTTATCAATCATTTTACgctaaatatttctttatcataatGGCAATATTCTTATGTGAAGGGGTTCTCATTGGACAg tTATTAGAAATAGTGCAAgttcgaaatgaaataaacgaaGTGATCGATTGTGTACCAAATGCATTGATATCAGTCTTTGTTGGGATAGAATTCTTAGGACTCATATTCAACTCGAAAAAG GTGAAGAAATGTATTGATAGAATCGCTGAGGATTGGCAATATTTGTCTTCGAACACTGAGATTGAACTGTTGAAGTCGCATACCGTTCAAGGACGAAAATTAGCCATCGGTTACTTAT TTTACATGTCGCTTACCGGATTCATGTTTATGCTGCAACCAATACTCATACTGAGCTTAAACTCTGATAATTCAACAAATATAATGTCTACTCTTCCGTATCGCGTGCAATATGGCattgatatagaaaaatattattacgagatattatttcattcttacgTTAGCGTACTCTCTCATATGCTTATTTTATCTtccataaatttaatatacatcaCGTTTATTCAACACGCCTGCGGATTATTTTCCGTGATCGG ATACAAATTAGAACATATTGGCgacgaagaaaatttgaacGATGATCCGAACGTTAAGAAAATCGATGACAACAATTATCGGATTGCATTGGATTGTCTACGAAAACATATTAAAGTTATAGAGTTCGTAtcaacattaaattattttgtttcatttaaattcaatttgaaattacaattttatagattttccGAGTACATAGATGCATCATTCTCGGTTAGTTATTTTTTTGGCTTGGGATTGTTTATGTTAATTTTAGCTGTTTCTGGTACTCAG GTATTACTGCATTCCGATCATATAAGCGAAGCTGTGAGATACGCATGTCTCTTTATATCCATACTTATTCAATTCTACTGGCTATGCTGGCAAGCACAGCGCTTATTgaattatagtaatatacCTTACGACAGCGC gATTCAAGCTCGTTGGTACTATACTTCAATACGTTGCAAGAAAACACTTGGCTTGATCATGATAAGATCTTTAAAGCCATGTGAGATAACAGCAGGAAATTTAATCACTTTCTCCATAGAAACGTTCAGTTCG GTATTACGAACGTCGATGTCTTACTTCACCGTATTGCAATCAATGCATTGA